One genomic region from Amycolatopsis sp. FBCC-B4732 encodes:
- a CDS encoding MCE family protein, which translates to MLTRRVRVQVVLFVVIALATTAFVGANYAGLGRLFGSGSYTVKLELAEGGGLFTNGEVTYRGVAVGRVGELRLTLTGTEADLLIDDGAPPIPADSRAVVANRSAVGEQYVDLQPRTSGGPFLSGDSVIRRESTTLPLPVNSLLTDLDSFTASVPTQDLRTVVNELDDALRGAGPDLQTLLDSATAFTQQASAHLPQTSKLIGDGATVLRTQVGSSAEWRSFSGNARVFAQQLARSDGDLRRLIATAPPAATELSSLLKENDPGLPIVLANLLTTARVFGTRTAAEETLLANVPRAVAAVGSAIDEQHHELRMGLVLNFDNPPSCLAGYEDTPHRSSRDLSPLPLNTDAACTLPYGNESSVRGTQNAPHPPVPDAVPVGPLTIGTQATKTSLEEMLWLR; encoded by the coding sequence ATGCTCACGCGCAGAGTGCGGGTCCAGGTCGTCCTGTTCGTCGTGATCGCGCTGGCCACGACGGCGTTCGTCGGCGCGAACTACGCCGGTCTCGGCCGGCTGTTCGGCTCCGGCAGCTACACGGTCAAGCTGGAGCTGGCCGAGGGCGGCGGGCTGTTCACCAACGGCGAGGTGACCTACCGCGGCGTCGCCGTCGGCCGGGTCGGCGAGCTGCGGCTCACCCTGACCGGGACCGAAGCCGACCTGCTCATCGACGACGGCGCCCCGCCCATCCCGGCGGACTCCCGCGCGGTGGTGGCGAACCGGTCGGCGGTCGGCGAGCAGTACGTCGATCTGCAGCCGCGCACCTCGGGCGGGCCCTTCCTAAGCGGGGACTCGGTCATCCGGCGCGAGTCGACCACGCTGCCGCTGCCGGTCAACAGCCTGCTGACCGACCTGGACTCGTTCACGGCGTCGGTGCCGACGCAGGACCTGCGCACGGTGGTGAACGAGCTCGACGACGCCCTGCGCGGCGCCGGCCCGGACCTGCAGACGCTGCTGGACTCGGCGACGGCGTTCACCCAGCAGGCGAGCGCGCACCTGCCTCAGACGTCGAAACTGATCGGCGACGGCGCGACCGTGCTGCGCACCCAGGTCGGCTCCTCGGCGGAGTGGCGCTCGTTCAGCGGCAACGCCCGCGTGTTCGCCCAGCAGCTGGCCAGGTCCGACGGCGACCTGCGGCGCCTGATCGCGACCGCGCCCCCGGCGGCGACGGAGCTTTCGTCGCTGCTGAAGGAGAACGACCCGGGCCTGCCGATCGTGCTGGCCAACCTCCTGACGACGGCGCGGGTGTTCGGCACCCGCACGGCGGCGGAGGAGACGCTGCTGGCGAACGTCCCCCGCGCGGTGGCGGCAGTCGGCTCGGCCATCGACGAGCAGCACCACGAGCTGCGGATGGGGCTGGTGCTGAACTTCGACAACCCGCCTTCGTGCCTGGCGGGCTACGAGGACACCCCGCACCGGTCGAGCAGGGACCTTTCGCCGTTGCCGCTGAACACCGACGCGGCGTGCACGCTGCCGTACGGCAACGAGAGCTCGGTGCGCGGCACGCAGAACGCGCCGCACCCGCCGGTCCCGGACGCGGTGCCGGTGGGCCCGCTGACGATCGGCACGCAGGCGACGAAGACGAGCCTCGAGGAGATGCTGTGGCTGCGCTGA
- a CDS encoding DUF6801 domain-containing protein, with translation MSRLSRLSAGIATTATAIGAIAVLTAGTAAAATITYTAGGTAGITYNCTFPGISPQPVAITAHLDAPNSVVHSTSVTPSNVGGTATISATVHSLLTAVGYDGIRGTATVPVTVSAGTLSQPSATGLNIPQVIYPTGGPITVNISQVATSSIPTYTAPATAGTATLSLTSGLSANLEFHKKSTNTWSPWTMNCTLKVTSPAQNTAFTPSITIS, from the coding sequence ATGTCCCGACTCAGCAGACTGTCCGCCGGTATCGCCACGACCGCGACCGCCATCGGTGCCATCGCGGTGCTGACCGCGGGCACCGCGGCCGCCGCCACGATCACCTACACCGCCGGCGGCACGGCGGGCATCACCTACAACTGCACCTTCCCCGGTATTTCGCCGCAGCCGGTCGCGATCACCGCGCACCTGGACGCGCCGAACTCCGTCGTGCACAGCACTTCCGTCACGCCGAGCAACGTCGGCGGCACGGCGACGATCAGCGCGACCGTCCACTCGCTGCTGACCGCGGTCGGCTACGACGGCATCCGGGGCACCGCGACGGTGCCGGTGACGGTGTCGGCCGGCACGCTGTCGCAGCCGTCGGCCACCGGGCTCAACATCCCGCAGGTCATCTACCCGACCGGCGGGCCGATCACGGTGAACATCTCGCAGGTCGCGACGTCCAGCATCCCGACCTACACCGCCCCGGCCACCGCGGGCACCGCCACCCTGTCGCTGACCAGCGGGCTGTCGGCGAACCTGGAGTTCCACAAGAAGTCGACCAACACCTGGTCGCCGTGGACGATGAACTGCACCCTCAAGGTGACCAGCCCGGCGCAGAACACCGCGTTCACCCCGAGCATCACCATCAGCTGA
- a CDS encoding DUF6801 domain-containing protein, translating to MPRRVRPRTLTISALAGVGLLSAVNGALTGVGSAAPAPAVPPDTKAVTSVSVTCPFADPLGARALTAETSATLPAQARTGASLKLGGFSTKLTLPRDVALSYLPAGTTAGSLAGEVRFDLAVHKDDRADKVPVTLAVPATPLPETGDVTLTATGTVPEIALNTVGAVTFDVTAPSLALAAVPPPADPAAKPVACALDAGQPTTLGKVMVLPKVTPGTKAQQQAAAADAPGPGDPPTEDEFAVPLSLVTIQTKSTVRKLGATVIADPAFLFNGLFILNLVDGSSRVTGSTTFNPATATFLGFGFVPVTATVEFLPVDWRNSKLIEFAGAITTDPDTGATYLNTTLQVMAKLSNAKVNGVPLDLGPGCVSGKPVTLTLNGPYEAFGVGHIRTDPEKGFDLPAFTGCGAAGQDLNPLLTGMSSGGGNQAFVDTYNLIVCTDPDQTQCPDGSTGPPTGSAAAKKAAAKKPN from the coding sequence ATGCCACGTCGAGTCCGGCCCCGCACCCTCACGATCTCCGCGCTGGCAGGCGTCGGCCTGCTCTCCGCGGTGAACGGCGCGCTCACGGGAGTCGGCTCGGCCGCACCCGCGCCCGCGGTCCCGCCGGACACGAAGGCGGTGACGTCGGTTTCGGTGACGTGCCCGTTCGCGGACCCGCTCGGCGCCCGCGCGCTCACCGCCGAGACGTCGGCCACGCTGCCCGCCCAGGCGCGGACCGGGGCTTCGCTGAAGCTCGGCGGCTTTTCCACGAAGCTCACCCTCCCCCGCGACGTCGCGCTGTCCTACCTCCCGGCCGGCACCACCGCCGGTTCGCTGGCGGGTGAGGTGCGGTTCGACCTCGCCGTGCACAAGGACGACCGCGCGGACAAGGTCCCCGTCACCCTCGCCGTGCCGGCCACCCCGCTGCCGGAGACCGGCGACGTCACCCTGACGGCCACCGGCACGGTGCCCGAGATCGCGCTGAACACCGTCGGGGCCGTCACCTTCGACGTCACCGCGCCGTCGCTCGCGCTCGCCGCCGTCCCGCCGCCCGCGGATCCCGCCGCGAAGCCGGTCGCGTGCGCGCTGGACGCCGGGCAGCCGACGACGCTGGGCAAGGTGATGGTGCTGCCCAAGGTCACGCCGGGCACGAAGGCGCAGCAGCAGGCCGCGGCCGCTGACGCACCCGGCCCCGGCGATCCCCCGACCGAAGACGAGTTCGCCGTCCCGCTGAGCCTGGTGACGATCCAGACCAAGTCGACGGTCCGGAAGCTCGGCGCGACCGTCATCGCCGATCCCGCGTTCCTGTTCAACGGGTTGTTCATCCTCAACCTGGTCGACGGCAGCTCGCGGGTCACCGGCTCGACGACGTTCAACCCGGCGACGGCGACGTTCCTCGGCTTCGGGTTCGTGCCGGTGACCGCGACCGTCGAGTTCCTGCCGGTGGACTGGCGCAACAGCAAGCTCATCGAGTTCGCCGGCGCGATCACGACCGACCCGGACACCGGAGCCACCTACCTGAACACGACGCTGCAGGTGATGGCGAAGCTGAGCAACGCGAAGGTCAACGGAGTCCCGCTGGACCTCGGGCCGGGGTGCGTGTCCGGCAAGCCGGTGACGCTGACCCTGAACGGCCCGTACGAGGCGTTCGGCGTCGGCCACATCCGCACCGACCCGGAGAAGGGCTTCGACCTCCCGGCGTTCACCGGCTGCGGTGCCGCCGGCCAGGACCTGAACCCGCTGCTGACCGGGATGAGCTCGGGCGGCGGCAACCAGGCGTTCGTCGACACCTACAACCTGATCGTGTGCACCGATCCGGACCAGACCCAGTGCCCGGACGGCTCCACCGGGCCTCCGACGGGCTCCGCCGCGGCGAAGAAGGCGGCGGCCAAGAAACCGAACTGA
- a CDS encoding DUF6801 domain-containing protein gives MRTGAALAAALLLTGLTAVPAHAGTTTARTGTLTYSCTYPGVAPLTSTFAGSLTAPDPVSSGYPFTVSGIQLSHVLSPAVRSLFVAAGYDRVRGSFAATITATNANPAAAPITGSVPEQSITNSGSLTFTEQAPDVTFTAGTPGSIVFGLGTPITESLQFHKKTADAWLPMQSVCTPRSPGTAFQPGITVL, from the coding sequence ATGAGGACCGGGGCCGCCCTCGCGGCAGCACTCCTCCTCACCGGCCTGACCGCGGTGCCGGCCCACGCCGGGACGACGACCGCCCGGACCGGCACGCTCACCTACAGCTGCACGTACCCGGGCGTCGCCCCGCTGACGTCGACGTTCGCCGGCTCGCTCACGGCCCCCGACCCGGTTTCGTCCGGGTACCCCTTCACGGTCAGCGGGATCCAGCTGAGCCACGTGCTGAGCCCGGCGGTCCGCTCGCTCTTCGTCGCGGCCGGCTACGACCGGGTGCGAGGCTCCTTCGCGGCCACGATCACCGCGACGAACGCGAACCCGGCCGCGGCGCCGATCACCGGCAGCGTCCCCGAGCAGTCCATCACGAACAGCGGCTCGCTCACCTTCACCGAGCAGGCCCCCGACGTCACGTTCACCGCGGGCACCCCGGGCTCGATCGTGTTCGGGCTGGGCACGCCGATCACCGAATCCCTGCAGTTCCACAAGAAGACGGCCGACGCGTGGCTACCGATGCAGTCGGTCTGCACACCGCGGTCCCCGGGCACCGCCTTCCAGCCGGGGATCACCGTCCTCTGA
- a CDS encoding CdaR family transcriptional regulator, which translates to MTVERGFEHAAPPAALPRKLADILRPELGSLAAEIVDEIRATIPAYARPLDGPYGKSIRAGVEYAITLFVAQIADPTVSKEQSHEVHHRLGQNEMREGRSLDTLQSAYRVGARVSWRRIMRVGRRSGLSSAVMSQLADAMLAFMDELASVALDGYLEAKARTAGALETWRRKLLHLILETPPASPKAIAELAQLIGWPVPADATPVAVCPAGGVAPARRHAGLDADVLAELDTADPKLVVPGELSAPRLAALQVALPDCRLSIGPCVPLTSVADSLRWARNALQLTERGVLAPRPVLRAEEHLATLLVNSDAGLVGTLRHRLFAPLADMTGKQQERLLETLRAWLDSQGNVVEIAERLGVHPQTVRYRMRQLQATFGDSLRDPAARFEMELALRAGAAPLPLRYPVSDLLPSPRTGAGRPQWTPN; encoded by the coding sequence ATGACGGTGGAGCGCGGATTCGAACACGCTGCGCCACCGGCCGCACTGCCCCGCAAGCTCGCGGACATCCTGCGCCCGGAGCTGGGCAGCCTCGCCGCGGAGATCGTCGACGAGATCCGCGCGACCATCCCCGCCTACGCCCGCCCGCTCGACGGGCCCTACGGCAAGTCGATCCGCGCCGGCGTCGAGTACGCGATCACGTTGTTCGTCGCGCAGATCGCCGATCCGACGGTGTCGAAGGAGCAGTCCCACGAGGTGCACCACCGGCTGGGGCAGAACGAAATGCGCGAGGGCCGCAGCCTCGACACGCTGCAGTCGGCGTACCGGGTCGGCGCGCGCGTGTCGTGGCGGCGGATCATGCGCGTGGGACGGCGAAGCGGGCTCTCGTCGGCGGTGATGTCCCAGCTGGCCGACGCGATGCTGGCGTTCATGGACGAACTCGCCTCCGTCGCGCTCGACGGCTACCTGGAGGCGAAGGCGCGCACGGCGGGTGCGCTGGAAACGTGGCGCCGCAAGCTGCTCCACCTGATCCTCGAGACCCCGCCCGCGTCGCCCAAGGCGATCGCCGAGCTGGCCCAGCTGATCGGCTGGCCGGTCCCGGCCGACGCGACCCCGGTGGCGGTCTGCCCCGCGGGCGGCGTCGCCCCGGCCCGCCGCCACGCCGGGCTGGACGCGGACGTCCTCGCCGAACTCGACACCGCGGACCCGAAACTGGTGGTGCCGGGCGAGCTGAGCGCCCCGCGCCTGGCGGCCCTGCAGGTGGCCCTGCCGGACTGCCGCCTCTCGATCGGACCGTGCGTCCCGCTCACGTCGGTGGCGGATTCCCTGCGGTGGGCCCGGAACGCGCTCCAGCTGACCGAACGCGGCGTGCTGGCCCCGCGGCCGGTGCTGCGCGCGGAAGAGCACCTGGCGACGCTGCTGGTCAACTCCGACGCCGGCCTGGTCGGCACGCTGCGGCACCGGTTGTTCGCGCCGCTGGCGGACATGACGGGCAAGCAGCAGGAGCGCCTCCTGGAGACGCTGCGGGCGTGGCTGGACAGCCAGGGCAACGTGGTGGAGATCGCGGAACGCCTCGGCGTCCACCCCCAGACGGTCCGCTACCGGATGCGCCAGCTCCAGGCGACGTTCGGCGACAGCCTCCGCGACCCGGCGGCCCGCTTCGAGATGGAGCTGGCGTTGCGCGCGGGCGCGGCCCCGCTCCCGCTGCGGTACCCGGTGAGCGACCTGCTGCCGTCGCCGCGCACCGGGGCCGGGCGTCCACAGTGGACGCCCAACTGA
- a CDS encoding GntR family transcriptional regulator → MKIVVDTENGLAPWRQVHDQVVHAVTTGALAEGTRLPPIRQLARDLGLASGTVARAYRELEAAGWVTTARARGTVVTVPPGRPAPAELLLAAATAYLTQARDLGADLDTAINALRAAWS, encoded by the coding sequence GTGAAGATCGTCGTCGACACCGAAAACGGGCTGGCTCCCTGGCGGCAGGTGCACGACCAGGTGGTCCACGCGGTGACGACGGGGGCGCTGGCGGAGGGCACGCGGCTGCCGCCGATCCGCCAGCTGGCGCGGGACCTCGGGCTGGCGTCGGGCACGGTGGCGCGCGCGTACCGCGAGCTGGAGGCGGCGGGCTGGGTGACGACGGCCCGCGCCCGCGGCACGGTGGTCACCGTCCCGCCCGGCCGCCCGGCCCCGGCGGAGCTGCTCCTCGCCGCGGCCACGGCGTACCTGACCCAGGCCCGCGACCTCGGCGCCGACCTGGACACCGCGATCAACGCCCTCCGCGCGGCCTGGTCGTGA
- a CDS encoding arginase family protein, with the protein MTLINAVPQRQGAVGPRSAELPDGCLALAELAGHVLGRPVHHVRQTREVSEVDRGIASRAELTGPNRAAQLAALEAPGGPVLTIGGDCGAELVPIGVARFRHGPGLGVAWFDAHPDLNTASTSPSGAFHGMVLRSLFGEGDAEFAADPALAPGSVALLGTRVFDPEERAAVSRGLAVTSVAALTGVEKLYVHVDLDVLDPAEFPGLNHPEPDGWTIGRLVSELDALAGYEIVGAGITECVGTPREVEVLEPVLAAVGRLLVSV; encoded by the coding sequence ATGACGCTGATCAACGCGGTCCCGCAGCGCCAAGGCGCGGTGGGACCGCGTTCCGCGGAGCTGCCGGACGGCTGCCTGGCACTGGCGGAGCTGGCCGGGCACGTGCTCGGCCGGCCCGTCCACCACGTCCGGCAGACGCGTGAAGTGTCCGAAGTGGACCGGGGGATCGCGTCCCGCGCGGAGCTGACGGGCCCGAACCGCGCGGCCCAGCTGGCCGCACTGGAAGCCCCGGGCGGCCCGGTGCTGACGATCGGCGGCGACTGCGGGGCCGAGCTGGTCCCGATCGGCGTCGCGCGGTTCCGGCACGGGCCGGGCCTCGGCGTCGCGTGGTTCGACGCCCACCCGGACCTGAACACGGCTTCGACGTCCCCGTCGGGCGCGTTCCACGGAATGGTGCTGCGCTCGCTGTTCGGTGAGGGCGACGCCGAGTTCGCGGCCGACCCGGCTTTGGCGCCGGGCAGCGTCGCTTTGCTGGGGACGCGGGTGTTCGACCCGGAGGAGCGCGCGGCGGTCTCCCGTGGTCTCGCCGTCACTTCGGTGGCGGCGTTGACGGGCGTGGAGAAGCTGTACGTCCACGTGGACCTGGATGTGCTCGATCCGGCGGAGTTCCCCGGTCTCAACCACCCGGAGCCGGACGGCTGGACGATCGGCCGCCTGGTCTCCGAGCTCGACGCGCTGGCCGGGTACGAGATCGTCGGCGCCGGGATCACGGAGTGCGTGGGCACGCCTCGCGAGGTCGAGGTGCTGGAGCCCGTCCTGGCCGCGGTGGGTCGCCTTCTCGTGAGTGTTTAG
- a CDS encoding pyruvate carboxylase, with translation MFRKVLVANRGEIAIRAFRAGYELGAGTVAVFPHEDRNSLHRLKADEAYEIGEPGHPVRAYLSVDEIVAAAKKAGADAVYPGYGFLSENPDLARACEEAGITFVGPSAEILELTGNKARAVKAAREAGVPVLGSSEPSSDVDALVAAAEELGFPVFVKAVAGGGGRGMRRVEDPAVLRESIEAAAREAESAFGDPTVFLEKAVVEPRHIEVQILADGAGNIIHLYERDCSVQRRHQKVVELAPAPNLDPELRDRICADAVKFAKQIGYRNAGTVEFLLDKQGNHVFIEMNPRIQVEHTVTEEVTDVDLVQSQLRIASGETLDDLGLSQDKIYLRGAALQCRITTEDPANGFRPDTGMISAYRSPGGSGIRLDGGTAFSGTEISAHFDSLLVKLTCRGRDFKTAVGRARRAVAEFRIRGVATNIPFLQAVLDDDDFRAGRVTTSFIEERPELLTARQSADRGTRLLTYLADQTVNKPHGERPKTPDATVKLPKLPKDAQPAPGSKQKLVELGPGGFAEWLRKSPHIGVTDTTFRDAHQSLLATRVRSKDLLAVAPVVANTLPELLSLECWGGATYDVALRFLAEDPWERLAALREAVPNICLQMLLRGRNTVGYTPYPTEVTTAFVREATKTGIDIFRIFDALNDVEQMRPAIEAVRETGSAVAEVALCYTSDLSDPGEKLYTLDYYLKLAEQIVGAGAHVLAIKDMAGLLRAPAATKLVTALRKEFDLPVHIHTHDTAGGQLATYLAAINAGADAVDGAVSSMAGTTSQPSLSSIVAATDHSARTTGLDLRAIGDLEPYWESVRKIYAPFEAGLASPTGRVYDHEIPGGQLSNLRTQAIALGLGDRFEDIEAMYAAADKILGHLVKVTPSSKVVGDLALHLVGAGVSPADFEAEPNKFDIPDSVIGFLRGELGDPPGGWPEPFRTKALEGRAAAKPVAELSEEDRTALAEQPRRTLNRLLFPGPTKEFEAHREAYGDTSVLPSKDFFYGLRPGEEYPVDLEPGVRLLIELEAIGEADERGVRTVMSTLNGQLRPIQIRDRSIASDIPATEKAEKGNPKQVAAPFAGVVTLQVSEGDTVEAGATVATIEAMKMEASITASAGGKVGRLAINSVQQVEGGDLLLVLE, from the coding sequence ATGTTCCGCAAGGTGCTGGTGGCCAACCGCGGGGAGATCGCGATCCGAGCGTTCCGCGCCGGCTACGAACTGGGCGCGGGGACGGTCGCCGTGTTTCCGCACGAAGACCGCAACTCGCTGCACCGGCTGAAGGCCGACGAGGCGTACGAGATCGGCGAACCCGGGCACCCCGTGCGCGCCTACCTCTCGGTCGACGAGATCGTCGCCGCGGCCAAGAAGGCCGGCGCCGACGCCGTCTACCCCGGTTACGGCTTCCTCTCGGAGAACCCCGACCTCGCGCGCGCGTGCGAAGAAGCGGGCATCACCTTCGTCGGGCCGAGCGCCGAGATCCTCGAACTGACCGGGAACAAGGCCCGCGCGGTCAAGGCCGCGCGCGAGGCCGGCGTGCCCGTGCTCGGGTCGTCCGAGCCGTCGAGCGACGTCGACGCGCTGGTCGCCGCGGCCGAGGAGCTGGGCTTCCCGGTGTTCGTCAAGGCCGTCGCCGGCGGTGGCGGGCGCGGCATGCGCCGCGTCGAGGACCCCGCCGTGCTGCGCGAGTCCATCGAGGCCGCCGCGCGCGAGGCCGAGTCCGCCTTCGGCGACCCGACCGTCTTCCTGGAGAAGGCCGTGGTCGAGCCGCGGCACATCGAGGTGCAGATCCTTGCCGACGGCGCGGGCAACATCATCCACCTCTACGAGCGCGACTGCTCGGTGCAGCGGCGCCACCAGAAGGTGGTCGAGCTGGCCCCGGCGCCGAACCTCGACCCGGAGCTGCGTGACCGCATCTGCGCGGACGCCGTCAAGTTCGCGAAGCAGATCGGCTACCGCAACGCCGGCACCGTCGAGTTCCTGCTCGACAAGCAGGGCAACCACGTCTTCATCGAGATGAACCCGCGCATCCAGGTCGAGCACACGGTCACCGAAGAGGTCACCGACGTCGACCTCGTGCAGTCGCAGCTGCGGATCGCGTCCGGCGAGACCCTGGACGACCTGGGCCTCTCCCAGGACAAGATCTACCTGCGCGGCGCCGCCCTGCAGTGCCGCATCACCACCGAAGACCCGGCCAACGGCTTCCGCCCGGACACCGGGATGATCTCCGCCTACCGCTCGCCGGGCGGCTCGGGCATCCGGCTCGACGGCGGCACCGCCTTCTCCGGCACCGAGATCAGCGCCCACTTCGACTCGCTGCTGGTGAAGCTCACCTGCCGCGGCCGCGACTTCAAGACCGCCGTCGGGCGCGCGCGCCGCGCCGTCGCCGAGTTCCGGATCCGCGGTGTCGCCACGAACATCCCGTTCCTGCAGGCGGTCCTGGACGACGACGACTTCCGCGCCGGGCGCGTCACGACGTCGTTCATCGAGGAACGCCCGGAGCTGCTCACCGCGCGCCAGTCCGCCGACCGCGGCACGCGGCTGCTGACCTACCTGGCCGACCAGACGGTCAACAAGCCGCACGGCGAGCGCCCGAAGACGCCGGACGCCACGGTCAAGCTGCCGAAGCTGCCGAAGGACGCCCAGCCGGCCCCGGGGTCGAAGCAGAAGCTCGTCGAGCTGGGCCCGGGCGGGTTCGCGGAGTGGCTGCGGAAGTCGCCGCACATCGGCGTCACCGACACGACGTTCCGCGACGCGCACCAGTCGCTGCTCGCCACCCGCGTCCGGTCGAAGGACCTCCTCGCCGTGGCACCGGTCGTCGCGAACACGTTGCCGGAGCTGCTTTCGCTGGAGTGCTGGGGCGGCGCGACCTACGACGTCGCGCTGCGGTTCCTCGCCGAGGACCCGTGGGAGCGCCTCGCCGCACTGCGGGAAGCCGTGCCGAACATCTGCCTCCAGATGCTGCTGCGCGGGCGCAACACCGTCGGGTACACGCCGTACCCGACCGAGGTGACCACCGCGTTCGTCCGGGAAGCGACGAAGACCGGCATCGACATCTTCCGGATCTTCGACGCGCTCAACGACGTCGAGCAGATGCGCCCGGCGATCGAAGCCGTGCGCGAGACCGGGTCCGCGGTCGCCGAGGTGGCGCTCTGCTACACCTCGGACCTGTCCGACCCGGGCGAGAAGCTCTACACGCTCGACTACTACCTGAAGCTGGCCGAGCAGATCGTCGGCGCCGGGGCGCACGTCCTGGCGATCAAGGACATGGCCGGGCTGCTGCGCGCGCCCGCGGCGACCAAGCTGGTCACCGCGCTGCGCAAGGAGTTCGACCTGCCGGTGCACATCCACACCCACGACACCGCGGGCGGCCAGCTGGCCACCTACCTCGCGGCGATCAACGCGGGCGCGGACGCCGTCGACGGCGCGGTGTCGTCGATGGCGGGCACGACGTCGCAGCCGTCGCTGTCGTCGATCGTGGCGGCCACCGACCACTCGGCCCGGACCACCGGGCTGGACCTGCGGGCGATCGGGGACCTGGAGCCGTACTGGGAGAGCGTGCGCAAGATCTACGCACCGTTCGAGGCCGGGCTGGCTTCGCCGACCGGGCGCGTCTACGACCACGAGATCCCCGGCGGGCAGCTGTCGAACCTGCGCACGCAGGCCATCGCGCTGGGCCTGGGCGACCGGTTCGAGGACATCGAGGCGATGTACGCCGCCGCCGACAAGATCCTCGGGCACCTGGTGAAGGTGACGCCGTCGTCCAAGGTCGTCGGCGACCTCGCGCTGCACCTGGTCGGCGCGGGCGTCTCGCCGGCCGACTTCGAGGCGGAGCCGAACAAGTTCGACATCCCCGACTCGGTGATCGGCTTCCTGCGCGGCGAGCTGGGCGACCCGCCCGGTGGCTGGCCGGAACCGTTCCGCACCAAGGCCCTCGAAGGCCGCGCGGCGGCGAAGCCGGTCGCCGAACTGTCCGAAGAGGACCGCACGGCGCTGGCCGAGCAGCCCCGCCGGACGCTCAACCGGCTGCTGTTCCCCGGCCCGACGAAGGAGTTCGAGGCGCACCGCGAGGCCTACGGCGACACGTCCGTGCTGCCCAGCAAGGACTTCTTCTACGGCCTGCGCCCGGGCGAGGAGTACCCGGTCGACCTCGAGCCGGGCGTCCGGCTGCTCATCGAGCTGGAAGCGATCGGCGAGGCCGACGAGCGCGGTGTCCGCACGGTGATGTCGACGCTGAACGGCCAGCTGCGGCCGATCCAGATCCGCGACCGCTCGATCGCCTCGGACATCCCGGCGACCGAGAAGGCGGAGAAGGGCAACCCGAAGCAGGTCGCGGCGCCGTTCGCCGGCGTGGTCACGCTGCAGGTTTCCGAGGGCGACACGGTCGAGGCCGGTGCCACGGTCGCGACGATCGAGGCCATGAAGATGGAGGCGTCGATCACCGCGTCCGCGGGCGGCAAGGTGGGCCGGCTGGCGATCAACTCCGTCCAGCAGGTCGAGGGCGGCGATCTCCTGCTCGTCCTGGAATGA
- a CDS encoding S8 family peptidase, with product MLLAAVATVLAGPAAAGGAGGVQPDPPGWGLDRIDQRTGLDHAYHYATDASGVTIYVIDSGVDANHPDFQGRVAPGRDFLNGGSDTTDTNGHGTRLAGIAAGKDHGVAKGAQIVPVRVLDKDGGGATDAIIAGLDWVAQNAQQPAVAVLGIGGVPNDQLDAAVKRLAAVVPVAVPAGSETADASGFSPGRVAEALTVGATDAQDHPDKASNFGQDVDLYAPGVDIPGPIAGGTGAGPESGTSMAAAFAAGVAALYRAQHPETGPAQVDQALVQAATTDVLKGVPDGTANRLLYAPPGT from the coding sequence ATGCTTCTCGCGGCCGTGGCCACCGTGCTCGCCGGGCCGGCCGCGGCCGGTGGGGCCGGTGGGGTGCAGCCCGACCCGCCCGGCTGGGGGCTGGACCGGATCGACCAGCGCACCGGCCTCGACCACGCCTACCACTACGCGACCGACGCCTCGGGCGTCACGATCTACGTGATCGACAGCGGCGTCGACGCGAACCACCCCGACTTCCAGGGCCGCGTCGCGCCCGGGCGGGACTTCCTCAACGGCGGCTCCGACACCACCGACACCAACGGCCACGGCACCCGTCTCGCCGGGATCGCCGCCGGCAAGGACCACGGCGTCGCGAAGGGCGCGCAGATCGTCCCCGTGCGCGTGCTCGACAAGGACGGCGGCGGCGCCACCGACGCCATCATCGCCGGCCTCGACTGGGTCGCGCAGAACGCCCAGCAGCCCGCCGTCGCCGTCCTCGGGATCGGCGGGGTGCCGAACGACCAGCTCGACGCCGCGGTGAAGCGGCTCGCCGCGGTCGTGCCGGTCGCCGTCCCGGCGGGCAGCGAGACGGCCGACGCGAGCGGGTTCTCCCCGGGCCGCGTCGCCGAGGCGCTCACCGTCGGGGCGACCGACGCCCAGGACCACCCCGACAAGGCGTCCAACTTCGGCCAGGACGTCGACCTGTACGCCCCGGGCGTCGACATTCCCGGTCCGATCGCCGGCGGCACCGGCGCCGGACCCGAATCGGGGACGTCGATGGCGGCCGCGTTCGCCGCCGGCGTGGCCGCGCTCTACCGCGCCCAGCACCCGGAAACGGGCCCCGCGCAGGTGGACCAAGCGCTTGTTCAGGCCGCGACGACGGACGTCCTCAAGGGCGTCCCGGACGGCACCGCCAACCGGCTCCTTTACGCGCCGCCGGGAACCTGA